TTCGGCCCGACGCCGATTCCGACCGAAGACGATATGAGCTGGTTACACCTCGACGGTGAGCGCATTCTGCTCGAGGCCGCTCGAATCGCTCGCGCCGCCACGGGTGAGCATCGCGCGGTGATCACCACCGAGGTCACCACCGACGCCATCATCGGACATCTGATCGAGGCGTCGAAGCACGCGCGAGCGATCGTCGTCGGCAGCCGTGGCCTGGGAGCGATCCGCCGTGGTCTGCTGGGCTCGGTGGCCTCGGAGATCATCCGGCACGCCGAATGTCCGGTCACCGTGGTGCATGCGATGTCGGCGACGGATGCGGTGAGCGCGGTCGAATCCGTGCTGGTCGGTGTGGACGGCACCGAGAACAGCGTGCCGGCACTCGAGCTGGCGTTCGAGGAGGCTTCACGCCGCAATGTCGGACTGGTGGTGCTGCATGCCTGGAGTGACCGCAGCAGCGGTCTGGATCCGTCGATCATCGGCTGGGACGAGATGCGTGCGTCCGAGGACGCCCTGCTGGCCGAAAGCCTGGCCGGATTCGCCGAACGCTATCCGGAGGTGAAGGTGGACCGGCGGGTGGTTCTCGATCGGCCGGTGCGGTCACTGCTGGACGCGGCCGAGCACGCGCAGCTGGTCGTCGTCGGCAGTCACGGTCGCGGCGGCTTCACCGGAATGCTGCTGGGCTCCACGAGCACGGCACTGGTCCACTCGGTGGAGTGCCCGATCACCGTCGTGCGGCAGCGTCTCCGGGGCCGCTGAGCGAAACGGGCTACGGCGTGCGGGTCGGTCGGGGCGCCGGGGGCGTGGTGATGCAACCCGGTAGCGGTGCCACGACGCTCGCGGAGGGACTGTCGTCCCCCCTCGCACCGGACGGAGCTCTGCGATGAGTGAGGAATCCGTGGACACGATGCCCGCCGGGCTCGCGGGCGCCGAGGCCGCCGCCCGGTTGGCCCGCGACGGCGCGAACGTCGTTCCGCGGCCGCCGCCCGTGCCGTGGTGGCGCCGGGTCCTGACTCAGCTGCGTGACCCGCTGATCGTGGTGCTGCTGATCGCGGCCGTCCTCACCGTCGCGACCGGCGACTGGGCGGATATGGCGGTGATCATGCTGGTCATCGTGGTCAACACCGCCGTCGGGGTCGGCCAGGAGGTACGGGCCCAGCACGAGATCTCGGCGCTGGAGCAGTTGACGGCGCCGACGGCTCGGGTGGTCCGGGACCGAACACAGCGGCAGGTGCCGGCCACCGACGTCGTCGTCGGCGATCTGCTGGTTCTCGCCGAGGGCGATATCGTCGCGGCGGATGCGTGCCTGGTCGACGCGGCCGCGCTGCTGGTGGACGAGTCGGCGTTGACCGGGGAGTCGGTGCCGGTCGACAAATCGGTGTCCGGTGACCGGAGCCTGTCCGCCGGGACCGTGGTGGTCCGCGGCCGCGGCGCCGCCTCGGTGACCGCGACCGGGGCCGCCAGCGCGACCGGGCAGATCGCGGCTCTACTGGATCGTGGTACCGGCCCGACGCCGTTGCAACGGCGTCTGGTCGACGTCGGGCGGTTGCTGGCCGGAGTCACGGTCGCGCTCTGCGCGGTGGTTCTCGCCCTGGGCCTGATCCGGCATCAGCCGCCGGAACTGATGCTGGTGACCGCGATCAGCCTCGCGGTGGCGGCGGTCCCGGAATCGCTGCCGGCCGTGGTGACCATGGGGTTGGCCCTGGGCGCGCGGCGCATGGTCGGCCATCGGGCCCTGATCCGCACCCTGCCCGCGGTGGAGACGCTCGGTTCGGTGACGGTCCTGGCGACCGACAAGACCGGAACGCTCACCGAAGGCCGGATGGTGGTTCGAGAGATCTGGACGCCCTGGGCGCGGGCGCGGCTGACCGGGACGGGTTACGACCCCGACGGACAGGTTCTGGTCGGTGCCGGGCAGTCGCCGGGACCTGGTGAACCGGCGCTGGCGCAGCTGCTGTCCGCGGGGGTGTTGTGCAACGACGCGCGGCTGGTCGCACCCCGGGGGGCGGACGGCGAATGGACGGTGCTGGGCGATCCGACCGAGGCCGCGTTGCAGTGTGCGGCCGCGAAATTCGGTATCGACACCGATACTCTTCGCGGCCGTATGCCGCGAATCGTCGAGCGGCCGTTCGACAGTGATCGCAAACGCATGACGACGGTGCACCGACGGCCGGGCGGCGGCTTCCGAACGGTGTGTAAAGGGGCCCCGGAAGCGGTTCTGCGGTCCGATCTCGTCGGTGGGGATCCGGCCGACCTCACCCGCGCGCTCGTGCGTGCCGAGGAGTTCGCGCGGGCGGGGTATCGAGTGCTGGCGATCGCGGCCGCCGATCATGCGGATGTGCCGGGCGAGGAACCTGAGCGCGGGCTGCGGCTACTGGGCCTGGTCGCCATTCTCGATCCGCCGCGATCCGCGGCCGGGGCGGCCATCGCGGCCTGCCGTCGCGCCGGGATCCGGCCGGTTCTGATCACCGGCGACCACCCCGGGACCGCGGCCGCGATCGCCACCGAGCTCGGCATCCTCGGTGTCGGCGAGGCCGTGGTCGACTGCGGCGGCGCGACCGGCGAGGACCTGCGCACCGCCTCGGTCTTCGCCCGAGCGACCCCGAACCACAAACTCGACATCATCGCCGCCTTGCAGAACGACGGACAGATCGTCGCGATGACGGGGGACGGGGTCAACGACGGCCCCGCGCTGCGGCGCGCCGACATCGGGGTGGCGATGGGCGGACGCGGCACCGAGGTCGCCCGGCAGGCCGCCGATCTGGTACTGGCCGATGACAATCTCGACACGCTGGTCGTGGCGGTCGAGGAGGGCCGCCGCGTGTACGCCAACATTCGGCGCTTCCTGATCTACGGACTGTCGGGCGGGGCCACCGAAATCGCGGTCATGCTCTTCGGGCCGCTGTTCGGACTCGCCCTGCCGTTGCTCGCCGGTCAGATCCTGTGGGTCAATCTGCTCACTCACGGGGTCACGGGTGTCGCGCTGGGCGGGGAGCCCGCGGAGCGAGCGATCATGTCGCGCCCACCCCGTCCGCCCACGCAGAGCATTCTCGGTGCCGGGTTGTGGCAGCGAATTCCTCGTATCGCCGTGGTCCTGACGGTGGTGACGCTCGCCGTCGCGATCTGGGGTCTGCACACCGACCGGCCCTGGCAGAGCATGGCATTCTTCACCCTGGGGGCGACCCAGCTCGGGGTGGCACTGGGATCTCGCACCCGCCCGTGGTCGGCGGCCAATCCCTTGCTTCCCGTCGCGGTCGCGGTCTCCTTCGCACTACAGGTCGCGGCCCTGTACCTGGTCCCGTTGCAGGACCTGCTGCACACCGAACCGGTCGCCGTCACCGACCTGATGGTGATGACCGGCGCGTCGGCGTTGGGTTACCTGGCGGTCCGGGCGGATCGGATCCGGCATCCGAGCCCCGGCCGGACCGTGAAGGAATTCGAAGGCGGTTACGGGTAGACGATGCTGGTCGAGGCCTGGGGCAGCCGCAGCACCCGGGCAACGGTGGCCGTCCACTCGGAGACGGCCGGCCAGTCCCGGAGGTCTCCGTACCGCGGGCCGCCCAGCAGTCGATAGACCGTACGCGCTCGCCACGAGACGCCGGCTCGCTCGAAGTGACCGGCAAAAGCGTGGTAGTCGATCGCCTCGACCGAATCACGCAGAGCGGCGATCCTCTTGGGCACCGCCCGGCCCAGTCGGCGCCCGATCGGCCCCTGTAGGGCGGGACCGAGTCCGACGCTGAACAGCCAGACCCGCATCCCTGTCAGTTCGTGGCGGTGGGTGCGAGCGAATTCCGACATCTCGGGTAGCACGTCGGCGTTGTGAATGGCGCTGCCGAGAACGATCGCGTCGAAACGGGACAGCTCGGGTGCGTGCTCGGCGTCGGCGACCTGGACCTGTGCGCCGCGGTTGGCCAGGTCGGCGCCGATGTACTCGGCTATCTCCCTGGTCGATCCTTCGGCGGAGGCGAAAATGATTGCGATGCGGGGAGTTTCACGGCTCATATGTCGAGCCTGCGCTCGCCGGCGAGCCGCGGTGAGAGTCGTCGTTCCCGATGCCTGTGGGACCAACGTCCTCAACGGTGGACGAAGCCGGGGATCTCGTCGACGCCGCGCCGGGGTGTGACCGGCGGATGCGCTCGAAACGGGTCCGGTCGGTGGAACCGCGAGGTCAGCGGCGCCCGTCACGCCTGCTGCGGAGCAGTGGCCGCGGGACCGTTGAAATCGTTGCCGAGAAGTACCGCGCGCAGCGGGTCGGGTACCACCGCGAGGACGTGATCGAGATGTCCGGGAGAGAAGACGTCGGACAGCGCGATGGTCACCGCGCCGATCAGCGCGACCGCTTCGTCGCCGGAGATTCCCGCTTCGTGCGCGAACCCGTCGACGAACGACGCCGCGTCGTGGTGCACCGGCACATGCGCGGGCACCCAGCCCTCGTAGAAGATCCCGCGCAGCAACTCGGGCAGCTGGGCGCCGAAATGCGCCGCGCCGATGACGTCCAGGCGGTCGCGAACGGTGTGCAGCCACGCACGCATGGCTCGCAGGGCGAAGGCGCGGTCGTCGGTGCCGAGCCGGTCCGCGACCGTGCGCAGCCATACATGCGCGGTGTTCACGGCCGGTGCGAACGGATCGTCGTGGTAGGTCATGGTTCAGCTCTCCGGTGCGAGGTCGGCGGTTACGGCGCGTGGAAGTCGTGTCGGGCGATCCGAAGCAGTGCGCCCATCGCACGGTCGGAGTCCGAGCCGGGTGGAGACGCGGGGGCCGCGGGCGACCGGCCGGGCTCGTCGATCAGCGGTGTGGGGACCGCTCGCTGACACGGCTAGTCGGCGCCGTCGGTGATGCGCAGGATCTCGTGCAGCGGCAGGCGTGGAGTCGGCTCCGGCCGGGGCTGTGTCTGTGGGACGCTGCCGATACGAACCAGCACCTGGGGGAAGGCGTGGGTGCCGATCAAACGGGCCACCACGCCGCGGCTGCGCGGCACCTCGGTGAGGTGGGTGAGCGGGCACGTCGCGTACCCGGCGATGGTGCACTCCAGCAACACCGTCGACAGCACTCGGCCGCAGGCGAGCCAGTCGGCGGCGGTATCGCCGTAGGTCGACAGGGCCACGATCGCTGAGTGATCCTCGCGCAGTTCGGGCCGCCGTGGATCACCGCCGACCGTGGGCAACCTGCGCCCGACATCGACGCGTTCACGTTCGTCCTCGGTCACCAGCGCCTCGCGGGGAACGCCGGTGTGGTCCACTACATGCCCTGTCCACCAATGTAGTTCCGCGTGGTAGTCGGAGTCGTAGCGGCGCAGCGACGCGGTGAGATCGGACGCGCGGGCCAGTTCCGGCCGGCTGTCGTCGGGCAGGACCGTGACGATGGCGTCCTCGGGGTCGAAGACGGTGCGCAGGACGGTCTCGAATTGGCCCCAGTCCTGTGGGGCGTCGAAGGGGAGCCGGTCGGTGTACCGGTGTGCGATGGCCGCGGCGCGTTCGCGGTCGCCCTCGGTGACGTAGTGGGAAGGCTCGAAGCGGACGTTGGCGAGGTGGGTGTGATCGTTGGGATCGGGAAAGGTCGCGACGATCGTGCGCCGGCCCTGGGCCGCCATTGCCGCACGCAGGTGGTCGAGGACGATGCCGCAGCTGATGGTCAGCTGTCTGCCGGTGTTGTCGGTGGCGGGCAGCATCCGTTCGGGCACGCTGTACAGGCGCATGGCCGTGCCGTCGAATATCCACCGCCAAGGCTGGCTGTTGTGCAGCGACGGCGCCCGTCCGGCCAGTTCGACCGCGGCTTCGACATCCTCGCGGGTGGGTGCGGTGCTCATGGAATTCACGGTAGAACTCCCCGAGCGGAGACGGAGGGGCCATTGGTCCCGATGCCGCCGCGACCATGGTCGACTCGATCCGCGTGCAGGGGGTCGCCGAGGCAGCGGTCGAGTAGCAGTCGTCGTTCGGCGGCCGCCACGGCGCGGCGGGTCGCGTACACGGCGTCGGGGGTCACCGATACCGACGTGATGCCGTCGGCGACGAGATGTTCGGCGAATTCCGGCCGCGTGGAGGGTGCCTGGCCGCACAGTGACGAGGTGATGCCGAGTTCACGCGCGAGGGTGACGATGCGCCGGATGGCGTGCAGTACGGCCGGATCGGATTCGTCGAACAGCTCCGCGCACTGCTCGGAGTCGCGGTCCACGCCCAGGATCAGCTGAGTGAGATCGTTACTGCCGATGGATACTCCGTCGATGCCCAGGCCCACGTATTCCGGTAGCCAGTGCACCACCGAGGGCACCTCGGCCATGATCCACCGGTGCATCGTGCGGTCGCTGCCCAGCGGGGAGCCGTCCACCAGTTCCAGGCAGGCGGCCAGCTCCCACCGGGTGCGGACGAACGGGATCATCAGATGCAGGTTCGGGGTGCGGTCGCGGACTCGGGCCAGTGCCTCGAGTTCGAGCCGGAACAGTTCGGGTTCGCGCACATAGCGGTAGCAGCCGCGGAAGCCGATCATCGGATTGCGTTCGGCCGGTTCGTAATCCGCGCCGCCGGTGAGACCCCGGAATTCGTTGCTGCGCAGGTCGGTTGCGCGATAAACCACCGGGCGCGGCGCGAAGGCCACGGCGATCCGCTCCAGCGAACCGGCCAGGATGTCGACGAATTCCTTCTCGTCGCCGGCGGCGAGGACGGCGCGGGGATGACGCCCGCCCAGCGCCCGGGTGAGCAACGTTTCGGCGCGTAGCAGCCCGACGCCGTCGACCTCGGTGTCGGCGACGCGTTCGGCGATCTCCGGGAGGGCGAGATTGACGTAGATCCTGGTGCCGGTGGTCTCGCCGGACGGCGCCGCCGCTGGGCCGGCCGGTGTGGCCGAGCGGGCGGGCTCGGCGGTGGTCGCGCTGTGTTCGGCCGCCACGACGCTGAGCACCCGGCCTGCGGCGGCGTCGACCTCGACCTGTCGGCCGTCGTGCAGCGTGGTGGTGGCCGTGCGCGCGCCGACGATACAAGGGATGCCCAGTTCACGGGCGACGATGGCCGCGTGGCAGGTCATCCCGCCGCTGTCGGTGATCAGCGCCGCCGCTCGGGAGATCGTCGGCAGCCAGTCGGGATTCGTCATCGGTGCGACGAGCACCTCGCCGTCTCGCAGCGTGGTTCCCTCACTGGGGGAGTGCAATACGCGTACCGCGCCGCGCGCGTGTCCGGGTGCGCCCGGGAGCCCCTGCACGAGCACCGTCGCGGCCGGCGTTTCGTCGGGTTGCGATGACGGTTCGCCGGCAAGGGTGGTGATCGGGCGTGCCTGCACCAGCCAGAGGCCGGATTCGTCGAAGGCCCATTCGACGTCCTGCGGGCGGCCGTCGTAATGCCGTTGCACGTCGAGCGCGAGACGGGCGACCGACGTGGCTTGTTCGGTCGTGAGGACCGGCCGCTGGGATTCCTCGGCGGCGATGTCGATGCGCCGATCACCGTCGTCGCCGGCGACGATGGCGAAACTCTGCTTGCCCCTTCGTGATTGCACGAGGGCGAGGCTGTCGGCATCGAAGACATAGGTGTCGGGCTCGACCGAACCGGACACCACGACCTCGCCCTGTCCGCGCGCGGCGTCGATCACCACCCGGTCGCGCCTGCCGGTGGCGGGGTCGGCGGTGAAGGCCACCCCGGAGCGCAGGGCCGCCACCATCTGCTGGACGACCACTGCCATCTCGGGACGTCCGCTCATGCCGCGGCGGGCACGGTAGGTGAGCACGCGCGGGGTGAACAGTGACGCCCAGCAGTCCCGTACCGCGTCCAGCAGGTGGTCGTCGCCGCGAATATTGGTGCGTGACAAGTTCATTCCGGCGAACGACGCATCGGCGCTGTCCTCACCGACGGCCGACGATCGCACCGCGACCGGCACCCGGTCGCCGAGCCGATGGTATTCCTCGACGATCGCGTCCCCGATCGCCCCGTCGAACCGGATGTCGTGCACCAGCTCGCGCATGTGCGAACACAGTAGCTCCAGATGCTGCCGGCCGGATTCGTCACCGGCGGCCGCGTATCGCAGCGCGTCCGCGTGCAGAGTGTCGATCCGGTGGCCGTTGGGCCCGTCGACGACTGCGCTCACGTAGGTCGAGCGCAGGATGACGAATCCCGGCGGTACCGCCAGTTTCGCGGCGACCATCTCGCCCAGGTTGGCTCCCTTGCCGCCGGCCTGATCGGCGTCCACGAGCCGAATATCGTTCAGACTTGCCACATAGTCGCCCATCACGGCTCCGATCTGCTCCGGGTGCGTCGCTTTCAGACTCGTCCGTCGGGTGATGCCGGGACATGGCCGAAGGTCCTCGCTCCGGTGGGCGATGGCCACGACACGGTCGCGGTCACCGGCCGGCGACGCCGGGCGCGATCTGCGCGCGACGAGGGGACCGACGGCGGTGGATGCAGTGGCATTCGCCTCTGCCCGGCGCCCATACCCCGGGATGACGCTGGGAACCGGGCCGGGAGAATCTCGCCGCCCGTTCGGCAGGGAGAGGAACACCATGGATATGCAATCGCCGATCATGCAGGTCATGCACGCGGTCATGATGTGGCTGCACCAGCAGGGAATCTGCCCGATGACGATGCCGATGTGATCGGCGAGACGGAGACATCGCAGGAGGGAATGCCGCGATGATGATGTGGTACGGCGCCGGGCTCAGCGGTGGGGCTGGAAGCACCGCGCCGGCAGCGCGCCGGCACGTTCACGAACGGTCATCACGATGAGTGAACTCGGCCCGCTGGATACGGGTTTCCTGGAGCTGGAGGACAGCGATCGCCATGTCAACGTCGCGATCGCCGCGATCGCGATCGTCGCTGGGCCGCCACCCGGAAGACAGCAGTTCGAGCAGATCATGGTCCGTGCCCTGAGCAGGTACGAGCGGTTGCGGCAGCGGATGCGGCGCGCGCCGCTGGACCTCACCGCGCCCAGCTGGCAGGAGGATCCGGATTTCGCGTTGTCGCGCCACATCCGGTGGGCGGCGTTACCGAGCCCGCGTGATGAGCGGGCGCTGCGCGAGCTGGTCGCCGACGAACTGACCCGTCGCCTGGATCGCGAGCATCCGCTGTGGCAGGTCGTGATGGTCGACAATCTGGCCGGGAATCGGTGGGCGGTGATCGTCAAGGCCCATCACAGCATGGTCGACGGGATCGCCGGGGTGGCCGTATTCGAAAGTCTCTGCGATGCGGAGCCGGACCGGCCGCCCGGTCCGGCCACGCAGCCCGCGAAAACCGGTCCGAGTCTGATCGGCGCGGCGGGCACGATGGTCCGGTTGCCCTATACCGCTTCGCGTTTCGCTGTCCGGACCGCGCGCACTCTGGTGCCGGTGTTGCTCGACACGGTGGTCCCCTCGCCGGCGTCCTCCCTCAACGGCCCGTTGGGGCGCCGTCGCCGGTATGCGGTCGCGCACACTGCGCTACCGGAGCTACGCGAGATCGGCGTGGCGTTCGACGCGACGGTCAACGATGTGGCGGTGGCCGCGCTCGCGGGCGCGTACCGGCGGCTGCTGTGCGAGCGGGGTGAACAACCCGCACCGGGATCGGTGCGGATCGTGATTCCGGTGTCGATGCGTCCCAGCGAGGCGAAATACGCCATGGGAAACCAGGTTTCGGCGGTGATCGCGGCACTGCCGGTCGATATCGGTGATCCGGTGGACCGGCTGCGCATGGTCCACGAGCGCATCTCCCGGCACCGGTCGCGTGGCGAGGCCGAGGCGGAGGCGTCCTTGCTGACACTGGCCGATCGCCTTCCGGCCGGGGTGGCGGCGTGGGTGTTCCGGGCGGCGGCCCGCTTTCCGCAACACGGCATCAGTGCCCTGGCGACGAATGTGCCCGGACCCCGCCACCGCCTCAGCATCGCGGGGGGCGAGGTGCAGCAGGTCTGGCCGGGGATACCGATCGCCATGCGGATCCGGACCACGGTGGCGATGCTCAGCTATGCCGACCAGTTCGCCTTCGGGATCACCGGTGACTTCGACACCACTCCCGACATCGACATGATCCCCGCGGCGATCACCGGCGAGATCGAGGCATTGCTGCGCAGAGCGCGTAATCCGGCACCCTGATCCGTGGGGTTCAGCCGGGCGGGGTTCAGCCGGGCGGGGTTCAGCCGGGCGAGGCGACTGCCTGGGGCGAACCGGGATTCCGGCGGCGCAGCAGCCATCGGTACAGCTCGTCGCAACCCCAGACGATGAACGGGAACGGGAGCACGAAGGCGATCATCCACGGCGCGAGTGCGGCGGTGCCCAGGACCTTCTGCAGCGGCGGCAGGTAGACCACGGCCGCGGTCAGTACCAGTTCGAAGGCGATGCCCCACAACAGCATCGGGTTCGAGAAGACCCCGATCGACCGTAGCGAGGCTCGTTCGGTGCGGGCGGCGAAGGCGGTGCCGATCTGGCCGGCGACCATGCCGACGAACGCCATCGTGATCGCTTGACGGTAGCTGTGGTGCAGTGCGGTCCCCGCACCGGTGGGGGCGCCGGGATGCCATCCGGCCGCCAGCAGCACGGCGAAGAATCCGGCCAGCGCGAGCACGGCGCAGATGACGCCGAGGAAAAGCCACGCGCGCACCATCATTCGGCGCTTGATGACCGGCTCTCCGCGAGGCCGAGGCGGGCGCCGCATGATGCCGGGCTCGGCGCGTTCGCGGCCGAGGGCCAGCGCGGGCAGGGTTTCGGTGCCGACATCGAAGGTCAGCAGCAACGGCACCGTCAGCGGTACCGGCACCGCGCCGCCGGACAGCGCGAACACCAGGAACGGCAGCACCTCGGGTGTGGCATGGGCGAAGATGTAGAAGATGAACTTCCGGATGTTGTCGTAGACCCTGCGCCCGGACTCCACCGCGACGGTGATGGTGGCGAAGTCGTCGTCGGTGAGCACCATCGTGGAGGCTTCCCGTGCGACGTCGGTTCCGCTGCGTCCCATCGCGATTCCGATATCCGCGCGCCGCAGGGCGGGGGCGTCGTTGGCGCCGTCGCCGGTCATGGCCACCACGTGACCGGTGGCTCGCAGCGCGTCGGCGATGCGCAATTTGGCCTCGGGCGAGGAGCGGGCGAAGATCACCTCGTCGGTGCTCGAGAGAAGCCGATCCAGTCGATCCTCACTCATCGCGTCCAGTTCGGATCCCGTGACGATGGCCGGTGTGCCGCGCACGATGCCGACCTGTCGCGCCACGGCCGCCGCGGTGGCGCCGTGATCACCGGTGATGACGACGATCCGGATTCCGGCGGTATGGCAGCGGGCGACGGCGCCGGGCACCTCGCGCCGTGGCGGATCGACGATGCTGACCACCGCCAGCAAGGTGAGCTCGGCCTCGGCCGCATCGGGCGTGGCGGGATCCGGCCGATCGGCGGTCAGGGGGCGATCGGCGATGGCCAGCATTCGATATCCGTCCTGGGCCCGCGCGTCGACCGTCGCGAGGACCTCCGCGCGCCGGCGCTCGGTCAGCGGCCGTGCGTGGCCGTCGGGGCCGGCTTCCGATGTGCACAGCGGGACCACGGTCTCCGGCGCGCCCTTCACGTGAAGCGTGCGGGCGCCGTCGCCCTCGTCGAGAGTCGACATGCGTTTGCGCACCGAATCGAACGCGAACTGGCGCAAGCGATGTCCGCGCGCCGCCGCGGGGTCGAGCTCTGTCGCGGCGGCGAGTACGGCGATATCGGTCGCATCGCCGACGAGAGGACCGGCGGGAGAGGGGTGGGCGTTGTTGCACAGCGCCATCGCCCGGACCGCACGGCGGGTGAGCGCACCGGGCTCGGCGTCGGGGTCGGCGAAGGGATCGATGTCGCCGCCGCTGGTGTGCACGGTGGTGACCCGCATGCGGTTCTCGGTCAGTGTTCCGGTTTTGTCGGTGCAGATCACGTCCGTGGAACCGAGTGTCTCGACCGCGGACAGCCGTTTGACCACCGCGCCCCGGGCCGCCAGCTGACGGACCCCGATGGCCAGCGCCAGGGTGATCACCGGCAGCAGCCCCTCGGGCACATTGCCGACCAGCAGTCCGACGGCGAAGATCACCGCGTCCAGGAAGGGCAGTCCGGCGCCGAAGATGGCCAGGGGAATGAACGCCGCGCCGAGGATCACCGAGATCAGCGCGATCAGCCATGCCACCCGGCGCACCTGATGTTCGAGGGGGCTCTCCTCGGTGTGCACTCGTTCCGACAGCGACGCGATCCGTCCCAGTTCGGTGCGCATCCCGGTGGCGAAGACGACCGCGACGGCTTCGCCCTGCGTGCAGGCGGTACCGCTGAAGATCACGTCGGTGGCCTGGAGCAGGGGCACCGTGGAGTCGACCGGTCCGGCACTGCGGTGGACCGGGACCGATTCGCCGGTCAGGGCCGACATGTCGACCTCGACGGCACCGTCGAGCAGGCGGGCGTCGGCCGATATCTTGTCGCCCTCGGACACGACCAGCACATCGCCCGGTACGAGGTCGGCCGTATCGATGCTCTGCCGCGCGCCGTCGCGAACGACGGTGGCGTGCAGGGGGATGAACGCGGCGAGGGCCTCGACGGCGTGTTCGGCGTGGCGTTCCTGGACGAAGGCGAACAGGGCGTTGAGCACTATCACCGACAGGATCGCGACGGCCACCGCCTCGATGCCCACCGAGAACGCCAGCGCCGCGGCCGCCCACAGCAACAGCGCGAGCGGGTGGGTGAACTGGCGCACCAGCCGGCGCGGCCACTGCCGGGTGCCGCGGCGGCGCAGCGTGTTGGATCCGGCGTGGATCAGCCGCCGTCGCGCTTCGCGAGTGGACAGTCCCTCCCGTGAGCTGCGCAGGTCCCGGAGCAGCAGGTCGAGCGGTTCGGTGGCCTCGACCTGCGCGGAGACGCCGGTCGCGGCGCGGTCGGTGCCGGGTGAGACGGAGTCGAGCACCGTCGATCACCGTCGCCGTCGGACGATGGTGCGGCCCATAATGCCTCCCTCCGGCGCCTCGCCGGTGCGGTGGATCGTGCCCGTCTCCGACTGTAGAAGTCGCGCCCGCGCATCGGGAGGGACCGCGGGGACCTCACTCGAGTGACCGGTTTCGCGCGTCGAGGTGACTTTCGGCCGTGGCGGGACTTCGGTCACCGCCCACGGCGACCGGAATGCCCTACTCGGCGAAGCGCCGATCGCGTGAGATCGACGGTATGCCGATC
The genomic region above belongs to Nocardia spumae and contains:
- a CDS encoding cation-translocating P-type ATPase — protein: MLDSVSPGTDRAATGVSAQVEATEPLDLLLRDLRSSREGLSTREARRRLIHAGSNTLRRRGTRQWPRRLVRQFTHPLALLLWAAAALAFSVGIEAVAVAILSVIVLNALFAFVQERHAEHAVEALAAFIPLHATVVRDGARQSIDTADLVPGDVLVVSEGDKISADARLLDGAVEVDMSALTGESVPVHRSAGPVDSTVPLLQATDVIFSGTACTQGEAVAVVFATGMRTELGRIASLSERVHTEESPLEHQVRRVAWLIALISVILGAAFIPLAIFGAGLPFLDAVIFAVGLLVGNVPEGLLPVITLALAIGVRQLAARGAVVKRLSAVETLGSTDVICTDKTGTLTENRMRVTTVHTSGGDIDPFADPDAEPGALTRRAVRAMALCNNAHPSPAGPLVGDATDIAVLAAATELDPAAARGHRLRQFAFDSVRKRMSTLDEGDGARTLHVKGAPETVVPLCTSEAGPDGHARPLTERRRAEVLATVDARAQDGYRMLAIADRPLTADRPDPATPDAAEAELTLLAVVSIVDPPRREVPGAVARCHTAGIRIVVITGDHGATAAAVARQVGIVRGTPAIVTGSELDAMSEDRLDRLLSSTDEVIFARSSPEAKLRIADALRATGHVVAMTGDGANDAPALRRADIGIAMGRSGTDVAREASTMVLTDDDFATITVAVESGRRVYDNIRKFIFYIFAHATPEVLPFLVFALSGGAVPVPLTVPLLLTFDVGTETLPALALGRERAEPGIMRRPPRPRGEPVIKRRMMVRAWLFLGVICAVLALAGFFAVLLAAGWHPGAPTGAGTALHHSYRQAITMAFVGMVAGQIGTAFAARTERASLRSIGVFSNPMLLWGIAFELVLTAAVVYLPPLQKVLGTAALAPWMIAFVLPFPFIVWGCDELYRWLLRRRNPGSPQAVASPG
- a CDS encoding wax ester/triacylglycerol synthase family O-acyltransferase, with translation MSELGPLDTGFLELEDSDRHVNVAIAAIAIVAGPPPGRQQFEQIMVRALSRYERLRQRMRRAPLDLTAPSWQEDPDFALSRHIRWAALPSPRDERALRELVADELTRRLDREHPLWQVVMVDNLAGNRWAVIVKAHHSMVDGIAGVAVFESLCDAEPDRPPGPATQPAKTGPSLIGAAGTMVRLPYTASRFAVRTARTLVPVLLDTVVPSPASSLNGPLGRRRRYAVAHTALPELREIGVAFDATVNDVAVAALAGAYRRLLCERGEQPAPGSVRIVIPVSMRPSEAKYAMGNQVSAVIAALPVDIGDPVDRLRMVHERISRHRSRGEAEAEASLLTLADRLPAGVAAWVFRAAARFPQHGISALATNVPGPRHRLSIAGGEVQQVWPGIPIAMRIRTTVAMLSYADQFAFGITGDFDTTPDIDMIPAAITGEIEALLRRARNPAP